The Kitasatospora sp. NBC_00374 genome has a segment encoding these proteins:
- a CDS encoding maleylpyruvate isomerase family mycothiol-dependent enzyme has translation MTENQTVQAYTDAWLHSIESITELLAPLPTDAWNRATECPGWSVRDVVSHIIGVESELLGDPRPIHSLPRDLRHVTGEFARYMELPVDKRRCHTPVELTGELEYTVIRRSRALRNAKQGPEDLVRWPAGPLSRDVPYTQLLRTRAFDVWVHEQDLRRALRAPGNLDSPAAAVTRDYLVEGLPRVVAKLAGAPAGTVVAVDVTGPLEFRRTVRVDETGRGSVDASVTLAPDVRLTLDWETYVRLACGRVRPEAVAGAVRVAGDTELAARVLAQFALTP, from the coding sequence GTGACGGAGAACCAGACCGTGCAGGCGTACACCGACGCGTGGCTCCACTCCATCGAGTCGATAACCGAACTGCTCGCCCCGCTGCCCACCGACGCGTGGAACCGGGCGACCGAGTGCCCCGGCTGGTCGGTACGGGACGTGGTCTCGCACATCATCGGCGTGGAGTCCGAACTGCTCGGCGACCCCCGGCCGATCCACTCGCTCCCGCGCGACCTGCGGCACGTCACCGGCGAGTTCGCCCGGTACATGGAGCTGCCGGTGGACAAGCGCCGCTGCCACACCCCGGTCGAGCTCACCGGCGAGCTGGAGTACACCGTCATCCGGCGCTCGCGCGCCCTGCGCAACGCCAAGCAGGGCCCCGAGGACCTGGTCCGCTGGCCGGCCGGCCCGCTCTCCCGCGACGTCCCCTACACCCAGCTGCTGCGCACCCGGGCCTTCGACGTCTGGGTGCACGAGCAGGACCTGCGGCGTGCGCTGCGCGCCCCCGGCAACCTCGACTCGCCCGCCGCCGCGGTCACCCGCGACTACCTGGTCGAGGGCCTGCCCCGGGTGGTCGCCAAGCTGGCCGGCGCCCCGGCCGGCACGGTGGTCGCCGTCGACGTGACCGGACCGCTGGAGTTCCGGCGCACCGTCCGCGTCGACGAGACCGGCCGCGGCAGCGTCGACGCCTCGGTCACCCTGGCGCCGGACGTCCGGCTCACCCTCGACTGGGAGACCTACGTCCGGCTCGCCTGCGGGCGGGTCCGGCCGGAGGCCGTCGCGGGCGCCGTCCGGGTCGCCGGTGACACGGAGTTGGCGGCGCGGGTGCTCGCCCAGTTCGCACTGACACCCTGA